The following coding sequences are from one Pyxidicoccus xibeiensis window:
- a CDS encoding carboxypeptidase-like regulatory domain-containing protein — MTTMRKWCLAVLVPAVLSFGCLDGPEAGPSEKTAGEVQEGTVQQGLATFTGTVVSSSGSPIAGATVNINGINRTTDTAGKYAVVLNDATGYILSVSRSGFAPTTEYLQGGQLNNRHTLIPAPIRQFSATQTIVLEAGDLSVTIPAGSLVNAAGQVVTGTVLISAATYGPRTMPGDFTAVNLSGREVALESVGAFFIGATTPDGQPVNLGRDRVAQVTLRVPQAAGGRMPPCVAAGTCRVAAWRFNASNNRWVEQRANLRPASATTTASTFTLIGGPAATPGSPLTTNGGLGTWNIDLEMDTPACTIVQFVGFPAYCYDFTMNLAMQNANNTYVPSSDTVPQSVPYVVLYNNRPGVDQEVGIQFPSGAPADCGDNMTIFSSPNPTNPPTTTSSGGFVTFNAGPPWGGTGFPNSTVSPYGDIVLADVVNGDHNCSVVTFIYN, encoded by the coding sequence ATGACGACGATGAGAAAGTGGTGTCTCGCGGTCCTGGTTCCCGCAGTGCTCTCGTTCGGGTGCCTGGACGGCCCCGAGGCAGGTCCCTCGGAAAAGACTGCCGGGGAGGTCCAGGAAGGGACGGTACAGCAGGGCCTGGCGACCTTCACCGGCACCGTGGTGTCCTCCAGTGGCAGTCCGATTGCTGGCGCCACGGTGAACATCAACGGCATCAACCGGACCACCGATACGGCCGGCAAGTACGCCGTGGTCCTCAACGACGCGACCGGCTACATCCTCAGCGTGAGCCGCTCGGGCTTCGCGCCGACGACGGAGTACCTGCAGGGGGGCCAGCTCAACAACAGACACACCCTGATTCCGGCCCCCATCCGGCAGTTCAGCGCGACGCAGACCATCGTGCTGGAAGCCGGTGACCTGTCGGTGACCATCCCCGCGGGCTCGCTGGTCAACGCCGCCGGGCAGGTGGTGACGGGCACGGTGCTCATCTCGGCCGCCACCTACGGCCCGCGCACCATGCCAGGTGACTTCACGGCGGTGAACCTGAGCGGCAGGGAGGTCGCGCTCGAGTCGGTGGGTGCCTTCTTCATCGGCGCGACCACCCCCGACGGCCAGCCGGTGAACCTCGGGAGGGACCGCGTCGCCCAGGTCACCCTGCGCGTTCCGCAGGCGGCCGGCGGCCGCATGCCGCCTTGCGTGGCCGCGGGCACCTGCCGTGTCGCCGCGTGGCGGTTCAACGCCAGCAACAACCGCTGGGTGGAGCAGCGAGCCAACCTCCGCCCTGCCAGCGCCACCACCACCGCCAGCACCTTCACCCTCATCGGCGGGCCGGCCGCCACGCCCGGCTCTCCCCTCACGACCAACGGCGGGCTCGGCACCTGGAACATCGACCTGGAGATGGACACCCCTGCCTGCACCATCGTCCAGTTCGTGGGCTTCCCCGCGTACTGCTACGACTTCACGATGAACCTGGCGATGCAGAACGCCAACAACACCTATGTCCCCTCCTCGGACACGGTGCCGCAGAGCGTCCCGTACGTCGTGCTCTACAACAACCGCCCGGGCGTGGACCAGGAAGTGGGCATCCAGTTCCCGTCCGGTGCGCCTGCCGACTGCGGCGACAACATGACCATCTTCAGCAGCCCCAACCCGACGAACCCTCCCACCACCACCTCGTCGGGTGGCTTCGTCACCTTCAACGCGGGACCGCCCTGGGGCGGCACGGGCTTCCCCAACTCGACGGTCAGCCCCTACGGGGACATCGTCCTGGCGGACGTGGTGAACGGCGACCACAACTGCTCGGTGGTGACGTTCATCTACAACTGA
- a CDS encoding type II toxin-antitoxin system PemK/MazF family toxin: MQAERGPADIHQGDIYWIAPDEARGSVPAIAHPHVVVQEDVFNRSRIHSVVVCALTSNLKRANEPGNVLLDEGEGNLSRRSVVVVSQVSAVDKTQLGAYIGALSEQRVQQILAGMRFQQVSFFDR; the protein is encoded by the coding sequence ATGCAAGCGGAGAGGGGCCCGGCGGACATCCATCAGGGCGACATCTACTGGATTGCGCCAGATGAAGCGCGAGGGTCCGTTCCGGCCATCGCCCACCCCCATGTCGTGGTCCAGGAAGATGTCTTCAATCGCTCTCGCATCCACTCCGTCGTCGTGTGTGCATTGACCTCGAACCTGAAGCGGGCCAACGAGCCTGGTAACGTGTTGCTCGATGAGGGTGAAGGCAATCTGTCCCGGCGAAGTGTCGTGGTCGTGTCGCAGGTGTCTGCTGTAGACAAGACGCAGCTCGGGGCTTACATCGGGGCACTCTCCGAGCAGCGTGTGCAGCAAATCCTCGCCGGAATGCGATTCCAGCAGGTGTCTTTCTTTGACAGGTAG
- a CDS encoding DNRLRE domain-containing protein, whose translation MRAGISMWPRRLALLLVSGTLVACGGPELPDGAGPGAVAEGAGALATEVTVSFQRGVSPSPSYAGVSDTWLQESTPSTNAGGDTVLRMDRDVPAGSGQSANALLRFDLSAIPPGATVRSARLTFHVTNRTSGEGYFLYAAGRDWSESQATWTQATSSTAWSAPGARGAGDRGSTVLGTFVPSVTGAHTVTLDAAGLAALQGWVSNPASNRGFVLDAPTNMDGLDLASSEATTPAQRPQLSVTYTQGFVHPGLHVSKAQLDFVKAKIAAGQQPWLGHLNRAVTSRYANTAWTPRPVPTMQCGNAGSTVDIGCFNSRQDALRAYTLALLWYHTREQRYADAAIRILDAYSDTLQTIVYVGDDNNTHNGPLQAAWLAELFPRSAEILRYSGSGWPEARAIAFGDMLKRAMLPLIVNGWAGGGSNWNNSMTNGLMNIAIYTDDRALFEKALGMWPQRVRETYYLTSDGAAPIPGPDQRNPNGTWRAGELLRSWRGQTEFGTARVNGLSQEVCRDFGHASNSIASISQAAETALIQGVDLYSGQEERLIASAEFMAKFLVPHAPDNNGQLTIPVESWLCARRSEYVKKNGVPVPNNTLEVQILPTWEILFNHYVTRKGRSMPSTAALIPRARAGDPATDLQMSWETLTHAGVGSVGL comes from the coding sequence GTGAGAGCAGGCATCTCGATGTGGCCGCGCCGCCTGGCGCTTCTTCTCGTTTCTGGAACCCTCGTCGCGTGCGGCGGCCCCGAGCTGCCGGATGGCGCTGGCCCCGGCGCTGTGGCCGAGGGCGCTGGCGCGCTGGCGACGGAGGTGACGGTGTCCTTCCAGCGTGGGGTGTCACCGTCTCCGAGCTACGCGGGGGTCTCCGATACCTGGCTGCAGGAGAGCACGCCGTCCACGAATGCGGGCGGGGACACCGTGCTACGGATGGACCGGGACGTCCCGGCGGGCAGTGGTCAGAGCGCCAATGCGTTGCTGCGCTTCGACCTGAGCGCCATCCCTCCGGGCGCGACGGTGCGCTCGGCCCGGCTGACCTTCCACGTGACGAACCGGACGAGCGGCGAGGGCTATTTCCTCTACGCCGCGGGCCGCGACTGGAGCGAGTCCCAGGCCACGTGGACCCAGGCGACCTCGAGCACCGCGTGGAGCGCGCCTGGCGCGCGCGGTGCGGGGGACCGGGGCTCGACGGTGCTGGGGACGTTCGTCCCGTCCGTCACGGGGGCCCACACCGTGACGCTCGACGCGGCGGGGCTGGCCGCGCTCCAGGGGTGGGTGAGCAACCCGGCGAGCAACCGGGGCTTCGTGCTGGATGCCCCCACCAACATGGACGGGCTGGACCTCGCCTCCTCCGAGGCCACGACGCCCGCGCAGCGGCCCCAGCTGTCCGTCACCTACACCCAGGGCTTCGTCCATCCGGGGCTTCACGTCTCCAAGGCCCAGCTCGACTTCGTGAAGGCGAAGATTGCGGCGGGCCAGCAGCCGTGGCTCGGCCATCTCAACAGGGCTGTCACCAGCCGGTATGCGAACACCGCCTGGACGCCCAGGCCCGTCCCGACGATGCAGTGTGGCAACGCCGGCAGCACGGTGGACATCGGCTGCTTCAACTCCCGGCAGGACGCCCTGCGGGCCTACACGCTCGCGCTCCTCTGGTACCACACGCGGGAGCAGCGCTACGCGGACGCCGCCATCCGCATCCTCGATGCGTACTCCGACACGCTGCAGACCATCGTCTATGTCGGTGACGACAACAACACGCACAACGGCCCGCTCCAGGCGGCCTGGCTCGCCGAGCTGTTCCCGCGCTCGGCGGAAATCCTCCGCTACAGCGGCTCGGGCTGGCCCGAGGCGAGGGCCATCGCGTTCGGCGACATGCTGAAGCGGGCGATGCTGCCCCTCATCGTCAACGGCTGGGCCGGAGGCGGCTCCAACTGGAACAACTCCATGACGAACGGGTTGATGAACATCGCCATCTACACGGATGACCGGGCGCTCTTCGAGAAGGCGCTCGGCATGTGGCCCCAGCGGGTGCGGGAGACCTACTACCTGACGAGTGACGGCGCGGCACCCATTCCTGGCCCGGACCAGCGCAACCCGAATGGGACCTGGAGGGCGGGGGAGCTCCTGCGGAGCTGGCGGGGGCAGACTGAGTTTGGCACGGCGCGGGTGAATGGCCTCAGTCAGGAGGTGTGCCGGGACTTCGGCCACGCGTCGAATTCGATTGCCTCCATCTCCCAGGCGGCGGAGACGGCGCTCATCCAGGGCGTGGACCTCTACTCCGGGCAGGAGGAGCGGCTCATCGCGAGCGCCGAGTTCATGGCGAAGTTCCTGGTGCCCCATGCCCCGGACAACAACGGCCAGCTCACCATCCCCGTCGAGTCCTGGCTGTGCGCGCGCCGGAGTGAATATGTGAAGAAGAACGGTGTGCCCGTGCCCAACAACACCTTGGAGGTGCAGATCCTCCCGACCTGGGAAATCCTCTTCAACCACTACGTGACGCGCAAGGGCCGCTCCATGCCCTCGACGGCGGCGCTCATTCCTCGCGCGCGTGCGGGCGACCCGGCCACGGACCTGCAGATGTCGTGGGAGACGCTCACCCACGCCGGCGTGGGCTCCGTGGGACTGTAG
- a CDS encoding BTAD domain-containing putative transcriptional regulator, with product MRVELLGGARVCGVGVEPRRLERKTAALLAWLVLEGETSRAHLAGLLWPESPEATARNNLSQALRRLREVLGASAVEGREALSARADLWVDARVLKESLARGAPTALPSQGELLAGLYYDDCETLEDWLRGWRARLHGLQQQALEARIREEEHEGRLHPAMEAAQRLLAMEPTSEEGFRHLMRLHYRLGDRAAALRVWRQCEEVLARELGVTPSAATRRLANELGRAEAPPPSARQPALPLTVVHPPMLVGREPEWARMEEAWAARRPMLVVGPAGVGKSRLLVDFARSRGDWLLLTARPGDFDVPFSTHARSLRTVLKRRPDVVMEDWVRRELSRLLPELAGDSPLPLPPPPEEKARFFAAIVQVLREALRGMAVVAYDDAHYSDRGSSELSLYLLSELQEEMAAGRFPLFLASQRLDEQSWGEDLIRKSAEVGLAAWVELGPLGPEAVRALLEAMEVPALEAMADDIARYTDGNPLFIVDTVKHLLESGHAGRFPAALAPPSRARAVIEQRLGRLSTEALRLARALAVARDEDVGLDASAALLEAPVDRIAEAWRELEAAALVRGGRLSHPLVAEVLLAPLPIAVREELAARHRTPLHGSAPH from the coding sequence ATGCGCGTTGAGCTGCTGGGCGGAGCCCGGGTGTGCGGCGTGGGCGTGGAGCCCCGGCGCCTGGAGCGGAAGACGGCGGCGCTGCTGGCCTGGCTGGTGCTGGAGGGTGAGACGTCGCGTGCGCACCTGGCGGGCCTGCTGTGGCCGGAGTCACCGGAGGCCACGGCCCGCAACAACCTGAGCCAGGCCCTGCGGCGGCTGCGAGAGGTGCTGGGCGCGTCCGCCGTGGAGGGCCGCGAGGCGCTGTCGGCCCGCGCGGACCTGTGGGTGGACGCGCGCGTGCTGAAGGAGTCGCTCGCCCGCGGCGCGCCCACCGCCCTGCCCTCTCAAGGCGAGCTGCTGGCGGGGCTCTACTACGACGACTGCGAGACGCTGGAGGACTGGCTGCGGGGCTGGCGCGCGCGGCTGCACGGCCTGCAGCAGCAGGCGCTGGAGGCGCGCATCCGCGAGGAGGAGCACGAGGGCCGCCTGCACCCGGCGATGGAAGCGGCGCAGCGGCTGCTGGCGATGGAGCCCACGTCGGAGGAGGGCTTCCGCCACCTCATGCGGCTGCACTACCGCTTGGGAGACCGGGCCGCGGCGCTGCGCGTGTGGCGCCAGTGCGAGGAGGTGCTCGCGCGGGAGCTGGGCGTGACGCCCTCGGCGGCCACCCGGCGGCTGGCGAACGAGCTGGGGCGCGCGGAGGCCCCACCTCCTTCGGCCCGGCAGCCCGCGCTGCCGCTGACGGTGGTGCACCCGCCCATGCTGGTGGGCCGCGAGCCGGAGTGGGCCCGCATGGAGGAGGCCTGGGCGGCGCGCCGGCCCATGCTGGTGGTGGGCCCCGCCGGCGTGGGCAAGTCCCGGCTGCTGGTGGACTTCGCGCGCTCGCGCGGGGACTGGCTGCTGCTGACGGCACGCCCCGGGGACTTCGACGTGCCCTTCTCCACCCATGCGCGCTCGCTGCGCACGGTGCTGAAGCGGCGGCCGGACGTGGTGATGGAGGACTGGGTGCGGCGCGAGCTGTCGCGCCTGCTGCCGGAGCTGGCCGGTGACTCCCCGTTGCCCTTGCCCCCGCCGCCCGAGGAGAAGGCGCGCTTCTTCGCGGCCATCGTCCAGGTGCTGCGCGAGGCCCTGCGCGGCATGGCGGTGGTGGCGTACGACGACGCGCACTACAGCGACCGGGGCAGCAGCGAGCTGAGCCTGTACCTGCTGTCGGAGCTGCAGGAGGAGATGGCCGCGGGGCGCTTCCCGCTGTTCCTCGCCAGCCAGCGGCTGGACGAGCAGTCGTGGGGAGAGGACCTCATCCGGAAGTCCGCGGAGGTGGGGCTCGCGGCGTGGGTGGAGCTGGGGCCGCTGGGGCCGGAGGCCGTGCGCGCCCTGCTCGAGGCCATGGAGGTGCCCGCGCTGGAGGCCATGGCGGACGACATCGCCCGCTACACCGACGGCAACCCGCTGTTCATCGTGGACACGGTGAAGCACCTGCTGGAGTCCGGCCATGCGGGCCGCTTCCCCGCCGCGCTGGCACCGCCCAGCCGGGCCCGCGCCGTCATCGAGCAGCGCCTGGGCCGCCTCTCCACGGAGGCCCTGCGGCTGGCACGAGCGCTCGCGGTGGCACGAGACGAAGACGTCGGCCTCGACGCCTCCGCCGCCCTGCTGGAGGCGCCGGTGGACCGCATCGCGGAAGCCTGGCGCGAGCTGGAGGCCGCCGCGCTCGTCCGCGGCGGCCGGCTCAGCCACCCGCTGGTGGCCGAGGTGCTGCTGGCGCCCCTGCCCATCGCCGTCCGCGAGGAGCTGGCCGCCCGCCACCGCACGCCGCTCCACGGCAGCGCGCCGCACTGA
- the mxcH gene encoding TonB-dependent siderophore myxochelin receptor MxcH, which produces MFPPLTSLALFLSVASTPPGEPPATPEPAATQEAAPASGLVPPRRIDTVAVPYPEAERAAGREGEVVLRLTLDEHGVVTESEVVRSAGEAFDEAIRTASRSFRFEPARVDGEAVACQIELVHSFRLDAAAPPPQEPSPPEATAKAPAPTPEAPAPADGKGRETTVSGRSEAERLRQSAEAVKVISTRRAKARSADLGQVLASQEGVEVRRAGGLGSTALFSLNGLTDDQVRFFLDGVPLDLAGYPFGVANVPVNLVDSVQLYRGVVPVRYGADALGGAVNLTSAPLEAGLHGAASLQGGAFGTFRLTLGGSYKPAADGFFARAHFFADTTDNDYPVDTEVADDRGTIIPVTVRRFHDGYQALGGGVEAGATGLAWADCFTLRAFGSTHDKELQHNLVMEGPPFGEARYGATALGAQLLYEKALPGAVRLDVLAGYGWQTTELVDVSEWVYDWYGNRVNVREEPGELGDGATDQTLWQQSVYGRANVGWSLAKAQTLRLSVAPTLTLRTGEERRPATPSDPDRLAAERSILSLVTGLEYEVDLFDEALEVIAFAKDYVYAGRAQEVTETGGWRSKDRDLHRFGGGAALRLRLGEPVYLKASYERATRLPRADEVFGNGVLILENLDLAPEHSHNLNVGVATVPLRTGLGSFRGELNGFARLADNLILLTGRDRNWSYQNVHGARVLGVEGAAGWSSPGGLVSLDANATVQDARNTSAEGTFGAFEGRRLPNRPWLLANATARVSLRQLAFGEDELSPFWSTRYVHGFFRYWEGLGVVSSKDTIDAQLVQAAGVGYRVRRGGVTLGLTAELENLTDAKVFDFFGVERPGRAGWLKGTLEY; this is translated from the coding sequence ATGTTCCCGCCTCTCACGTCCCTCGCCCTGTTCCTCTCCGTGGCCTCCACGCCTCCGGGGGAGCCCCCCGCCACTCCGGAGCCGGCGGCCACGCAGGAAGCCGCGCCCGCCTCGGGGCTCGTCCCGCCCCGGCGCATCGACACTGTCGCTGTGCCCTATCCGGAGGCGGAGCGGGCCGCGGGCCGCGAGGGTGAGGTGGTGCTGCGGCTCACCCTCGACGAGCACGGCGTGGTGACGGAGTCGGAGGTCGTCCGCTCCGCGGGCGAGGCGTTCGACGAGGCCATCCGCACGGCCAGCCGCTCCTTCCGCTTCGAGCCCGCGCGCGTCGACGGTGAGGCGGTGGCCTGCCAGATTGAGCTCGTCCACAGCTTCCGGCTCGACGCGGCCGCCCCTCCTCCCCAGGAGCCGTCACCTCCGGAGGCCACGGCGAAGGCACCGGCCCCCACGCCCGAAGCTCCGGCACCTGCCGACGGCAAGGGCCGGGAGACGACGGTGTCGGGCCGCTCGGAAGCGGAGCGGCTGCGGCAGTCCGCGGAGGCGGTGAAGGTCATCAGCACGCGGCGCGCGAAGGCCCGCTCCGCGGACCTCGGGCAGGTGCTGGCCTCGCAGGAGGGCGTGGAGGTGCGCCGCGCTGGCGGCCTCGGCAGCACCGCGCTCTTCTCCCTCAACGGGCTCACCGACGACCAGGTCCGCTTCTTCCTCGACGGCGTGCCCCTGGACCTCGCGGGCTACCCGTTCGGCGTCGCCAACGTGCCGGTGAACCTCGTGGACTCGGTGCAGCTCTACCGGGGCGTGGTGCCGGTGCGCTACGGCGCGGACGCGCTCGGAGGGGCGGTCAACCTCACGTCCGCGCCGCTGGAGGCCGGGCTCCACGGCGCCGCGTCTCTCCAGGGCGGCGCCTTCGGGACCTTCCGGCTGACGCTCGGCGGCAGCTACAAGCCCGCCGCGGACGGCTTCTTCGCCCGCGCCCACTTCTTCGCCGACACCACGGACAACGACTACCCGGTGGACACCGAGGTTGCCGACGACCGGGGCACCATCATCCCGGTCACCGTCAGGCGCTTCCATGACGGGTACCAGGCGCTCGGCGGCGGCGTCGAGGCCGGCGCCACGGGGCTCGCGTGGGCGGACTGCTTCACCCTGCGGGCCTTCGGCTCCACCCACGACAAGGAGCTGCAGCACAACCTGGTGATGGAGGGCCCCCCGTTCGGCGAGGCGCGCTACGGCGCCACGGCGCTGGGCGCCCAGCTGCTCTACGAGAAGGCGCTCCCGGGGGCGGTGCGCCTGGACGTGCTGGCGGGCTACGGCTGGCAGACCACCGAGCTCGTCGACGTCTCCGAGTGGGTCTACGACTGGTACGGCAACCGGGTGAATGTGCGGGAGGAGCCGGGCGAGCTTGGGGACGGCGCCACGGACCAGACGCTCTGGCAGCAGTCCGTCTACGGCCGCGCCAACGTGGGCTGGAGCCTCGCGAAGGCGCAGACGCTCCGCCTGTCCGTCGCGCCCACGCTGACGCTGCGCACCGGCGAGGAGCGGCGCCCGGCCACCCCGAGCGACCCGGACCGCCTCGCGGCGGAGCGCTCCATCCTCTCGCTCGTCACCGGCCTCGAATACGAGGTGGACCTGTTCGACGAGGCGCTGGAGGTCATCGCCTTCGCCAAGGACTACGTCTACGCGGGCCGCGCCCAGGAAGTCACGGAGACGGGGGGCTGGCGCAGCAAGGACCGCGACCTGCACCGCTTCGGAGGCGGCGCGGCGCTGCGGCTCCGGCTGGGCGAGCCCGTCTACCTCAAGGCCAGCTACGAGCGGGCCACGCGCCTGCCCCGCGCGGACGAGGTCTTCGGCAACGGGGTGCTCATCCTGGAGAACCTCGACCTGGCGCCGGAGCACAGCCACAACCTGAACGTCGGCGTCGCCACGGTGCCGCTGCGCACCGGGCTCGGCTCCTTCCGCGGAGAGCTCAACGGCTTCGCCCGGCTCGCGGACAACCTCATCCTGCTCACGGGGCGGGACAGGAACTGGAGCTACCAGAACGTGCACGGGGCCCGGGTGCTCGGCGTCGAGGGCGCGGCGGGGTGGAGCTCGCCGGGTGGGCTGGTGAGCCTCGACGCCAACGCCACCGTCCAGGACGCGCGCAACACCTCGGCCGAGGGCACCTTCGGCGCCTTCGAGGGCCGGCGGCTTCCCAACCGGCCCTGGCTCCTCGCCAACGCCACGGCCCGGGTGTCGCTGCGCCAGCTCGCCTTCGGGGAGGATGAGCTGTCTCCCTTCTGGAGCACCCGCTACGTTCACGGGTTCTTCCGCTACTGGGAGGGGCTGGGCGTCGTGTCCTCGAAGGACACCATCGACGCCCAGCTCGTCCAGGCCGCGGGCGTGGGCTACCGGGTGCGGCGGGGTGGGGTGACGCTGGGCCTCACCGCCGAGCTGGAGAACCTCACCGACGCCAAGGTGTTCGACTTCTTCGGCGTCGAGCGCCCCGGCCGCGCGGGCTGGCTCAAGGGCACGCTGGAGTACTGA
- a CDS encoding MxcI: MRRPSPAPLLLAALLTGCSEDETPIDQGPQEKPVYSLATSIFSQGSSATYVSVFDSLDVTGLDLEKAYEHGGFATIGAVDGRLYVGGGETPEVIRYSVLDNGSLEETGKFSFANYGLTSAPLYLNHFVDGSSAYMSLEESRRIIWDPSSMQITGTAEAPGLAREREGLVVKSSYDRARVVRDGYSFQAFYWTDGTYYDFLPSSQIAVYSNADDSLVKLIDAPCPGLDVATQDEAGNLYFSNWVFSAAAPVLEDDAPDTCVVRIKAGQQELDTSWTRSLSAMVGGRQTAAFRYLANGVGVVAVFHSENVVINDQTEPNVITGGSHWKLWRVNLETGAAAPVEGLDFIAGGYYAFRIEGRTFLLLPTSDYAKTAIWELGVDGAAVKRFETLGWAYQFVKVR; this comes from the coding sequence ATGCGCAGGCCGAGCCCCGCCCCCCTTCTTCTCGCCGCCCTCCTCACCGGGTGCAGCGAGGACGAGACTCCCATCGACCAGGGTCCCCAGGAAAAGCCCGTCTACAGCCTGGCCACCTCCATCTTCTCCCAGGGCAGCAGCGCCACGTACGTGAGCGTCTTCGACTCCCTCGACGTCACCGGGCTGGACCTGGAGAAGGCCTACGAGCACGGCGGCTTCGCGACGATTGGCGCGGTGGACGGGCGGCTCTACGTGGGAGGCGGTGAGACGCCCGAGGTGATTCGCTACAGCGTCCTCGACAATGGCAGCCTGGAGGAGACGGGGAAGTTCAGCTTCGCCAACTACGGCCTCACCTCTGCCCCGCTGTACCTCAACCACTTCGTTGACGGCTCCAGCGCGTACATGTCGCTCGAGGAGTCGCGCCGCATCATCTGGGACCCCTCGTCGATGCAGATTACCGGCACCGCCGAGGCACCGGGCCTGGCACGCGAGCGCGAGGGGCTGGTGGTGAAGTCGAGCTATGACCGCGCCCGGGTGGTGCGGGACGGCTACTCCTTCCAGGCCTTCTACTGGACGGACGGCACCTACTACGACTTCCTCCCCAGCTCGCAGATTGCCGTCTACTCCAACGCGGACGACAGCCTGGTGAAGCTCATCGACGCGCCGTGCCCGGGGCTCGACGTGGCGACGCAGGACGAGGCGGGCAACCTCTACTTCAGCAACTGGGTCTTCAGCGCCGCCGCGCCCGTGCTGGAGGACGACGCGCCCGACACCTGCGTGGTGCGCATCAAGGCGGGGCAGCAGGAGCTCGACACGTCATGGACGCGCTCGCTGTCCGCCATGGTGGGCGGCCGGCAGACGGCGGCGTTCCGGTACCTCGCCAACGGCGTCGGCGTGGTGGCCGTCTTCCACTCGGAGAACGTCGTCATCAACGACCAGACGGAGCCGAACGTCATCACTGGCGGCAGCCACTGGAAGCTCTGGCGGGTGAATCTGGAGACCGGGGCGGCGGCGCCCGTCGAGGGCCTCGACTTCATCGCGGGCGGCTACTACGCCTTCCGCATCGAGGGCCGCACCTTCCTCCTGCTGCCCACCAGCGACTACGCGAAGACGGCCATCTGGGAGCTGGGCGTGGACGGCGCCGCGGTGAAGCGCTTCGAGACGCTCGGCTGGGCGTACCAGTTCGTGAAGGTGCGCTGA